In a single window of the Tautonia rosea genome:
- a CDS encoding secondary thiamine-phosphate synthase enzyme YjbQ has translation MIHSDSIEVVTRGRGTVELTDQIQAIVAESGIDQGLCTVFVHHTSASLIICENADPSVRSDLERYTARLVPDGDPIFRHTLEGPDDMPAHVRSILTQTSLSVPIARGRCDLGTWQGIFLWEHRTHPHRRRVTVSVMGERA, from the coding sequence ATGATTCACTCGGACTCGATCGAGGTTGTGACGAGGGGGCGGGGCACGGTTGAACTGACCGACCAGATCCAGGCAATTGTGGCCGAGTCTGGCATCGATCAGGGGCTCTGCACGGTGTTTGTGCATCATACGAGCGCCTCGCTGATCATTTGCGAGAACGCCGATCCGAGTGTCCGCTCTGACCTGGAGCGCTACACGGCCCGCCTGGTGCCCGATGGCGATCCGATTTTTCGGCATACGCTTGAAGGCCCGGACGACATGCCGGCTCATGTCCGATCGATTCTGACGCAGACGTCGCTCTCTGTTCCGATCGCCCGAGGCCGCTGCGACCTGGGGACCTGGCAGGGAATCTTTCTCTGGGAGCATCGGACCCATCCCCATCGTCGTCGCGTGACGGTGAGCGTGATGGGCGAGCGTGCCTGA
- a CDS encoding metal-dependent hydrolase: MDFQNVRITWLGHSTFLITSPEGQTLLVDPFLANNPKCPKTLHDVSCDAIAITHGHADHLADVFSAAKRCSGKIVGMYDLTGWLGSKGIDQSKLLGMNKGGSVCLGSPNIALTMTDARHSSSWTEQDGTIVYLGEAAGYVATFSNGFKLYIAGDTCLFGDMSLIRELYAPDLAILPIGDHFTMDPRAAAFACRLLGVKAVIPCHYGTFPPLIGTPEQLRAQIDHLGLSTEVFAPEPGETVG, encoded by the coding sequence ATGGATTTTCAGAACGTCCGCATCACCTGGCTCGGCCACTCGACCTTTCTCATCACCTCGCCCGAGGGCCAGACCCTGCTGGTTGACCCGTTTCTGGCCAACAACCCGAAATGCCCGAAAACGCTGCACGACGTCAGTTGCGACGCGATCGCCATCACCCACGGCCACGCCGACCACCTGGCCGATGTGTTCTCGGCAGCCAAACGCTGCTCGGGCAAGATCGTCGGCATGTACGATCTGACCGGCTGGCTCGGCTCCAAAGGAATTGATCAATCAAAGCTGCTCGGCATGAACAAAGGGGGCTCCGTCTGCCTCGGCTCGCCGAACATTGCCCTGACGATGACCGACGCACGCCACTCCTCCTCGTGGACCGAGCAGGACGGCACGATCGTCTACCTCGGCGAGGCGGCCGGCTACGTGGCCACCTTTTCCAACGGCTTCAAGCTCTACATCGCCGGCGACACGTGCCTCTTCGGCGATATGTCGTTGATCCGGGAACTTTACGCCCCCGACCTCGCCATCCTTCCCATCGGCGACCACTTCACCATGGACCCCCGCGCCGCCGCCTTCGCCTGCCGTTTGCTCGGCGTCAAGGCGGTGATCCCCTGCCACTACGGCACCTTCCCCCCCCTGATCGGCACCCCCGAGCAGTTGCGGGCCCAGATCGACCACCTCGGCCTTTCGACCGAAGTCTTTGCTCCCGAACCGGGCGAGACGGTGGGCTGA
- a CDS encoding Uma2 family endonuclease — MASASSTTASHRQTGASVRPLPPLENGDRLTRAEFERRYDAMPELKKAELIEGVVYMGSPVRLRNHGRPHSHLVTWLGTYEAATQGVFVADNATVRLDLDNEPQPDILLMIDPARGGQARISDDDYIEGAPELVVEIASSSVSLDLNAKLNVYRRSNVREYLTWRVLDGAIDWRVLQDDRYELISADEQGRLRSAVFPGLWLDPSALLRGDLNAVLAALGAGLASPEHAAFVDRLRG; from the coding sequence ATGGCCTCCGCATCGAGCACAACCGCCAGCCATCGCCAGACCGGGGCATCGGTCCGACCACTCCCTCCCCTCGAGAATGGTGACCGGCTCACTCGCGCCGAGTTCGAGCGCCGCTACGATGCGATGCCCGAACTGAAGAAGGCCGAACTGATTGAGGGAGTCGTTTACATGGGATCCCCCGTCCGTCTCCGAAACCATGGGCGCCCCCACTCCCACCTTGTTACCTGGCTAGGGACTTACGAAGCCGCGACGCAGGGCGTCTTCGTCGCTGATAACGCCACCGTCCGGCTTGACCTCGACAACGAGCCCCAGCCCGATATCCTCTTGATGATCGACCCCGCCCGAGGGGGCCAGGCCCGGATCTCGGACGACGATTACATCGAAGGCGCTCCGGAACTGGTTGTCGAGATCGCCTCCAGCAGTGTCAGCCTTGATCTGAACGCCAAGCTCAATGTTTATCGTCGCAGCAACGTCCGGGAGTACCTCACCTGGCGCGTGCTTGACGGTGCGATTGACTGGCGAGTCCTTCAGGACGACCGCTACGAGCTGATCTCGGCCGACGAGCAGGGCCGACTCCGAAGCGCGGTTTTCCCTGGCCTCTGGCTGGATCCCTCGGCGTTGCTGCGGGGAGACCTGAACGCCGTGCTTGCGGCGCTCGGAGCCGGCCTGGCCAGCCCTGAGCACGCGGCGTTCGTCGATCGCCTCCGAGGCTGA